One Aphidius gifuensis isolate YNYX2018 linkage group LG3, ASM1490517v1, whole genome shotgun sequence DNA window includes the following coding sequences:
- the LOC122852504 gene encoding radial spoke head protein 9 homolog, whose translation MDYCKLSETVDKFGHAGICIGTEKSQILKNSLLILQNENHFKKTFYWGRINGIQADYQIAYGYKKDCLKDRIFFYSLDGLDWMLLPKSNKCSRYLTPLAMTLFEGNPSIVTNVLKNNIPFSPDDKSLEAFEGVMPNELKEEDRLATTVEMITEESLVIPRGGFFKNPDGIITEHPSYSGLNSTESIDLKSYLHARLPRKKWTENLLTRDDYNYSLDFLDPIEMDPLKESWNLQVYSAGHLVILQNLFWPGMTFYHIVDSPHYGSLYIGSGIKNLNVPFMI comes from the exons ATGGATTACTGTAAACTATCAGAAACTGTAGATAAATTTGGTCACGCAGGTATTTGCATAGGTACAGAAAAATCccagatattaaaaaactcACTCTTGattttacaaaatgaaaatcattttaaaaaaacattttattggGGGCGAATAAATGGCATTCAAGCTGACTATCAAATAGCCTATGGTTACAAAAAAGATTGTCTAAAagatagaatatttttttacag tCTTGATGGACTGGACTGGATGCTACTgccaaaatcaaataaatgcaGTCGTTATTTGACACCATTGGCAATGACATTATTCGAAGGAAACCCTTCAATCGTTACAaatgttttgaaaaataatattccattTTCTCcagatgataaatcattagaAGCTTTCGag GGTGTAATGCCAAATGAGCTGAAAGAAGAAGATCGTTTAGCAACAACAGTTGAAATGATAACTGAAGAATCTCTTGTGATTCCTCGTGgaggtttttttaaaaatcccgATGGAATTATAACAGAACATCCATCATACTCAGGATTAAATTCAACAGAATCAATTGATCTCAAGTCTTATCTTCATGCAAGACTTCCACGTAAAAAATGgactgaaaatttattaacaagagATGACTATAATTATTCTCTGGATTTTTTAGATCCAATTGAAATGGATCCATTAAAAg AATCATGGAATTTACAAGTATACTCTGCTGGTCATTTGGTAATTTTGCAAAATCTCTTTTGGCCAGGAATGACATTTTATCATATTGTAGATTCACCACATTATGGATCACTCTACATTGGCTCTggcataaaaaatttaaatgttccttttatgatttaa